The Ovis canadensis isolate MfBH-ARS-UI-01 breed Bighorn chromosome 18, ARS-UI_OviCan_v2, whole genome shotgun sequence genome has a segment encoding these proteins:
- the KLHL25 gene encoding kelch-like protein 25 isoform X1 translates to MTTGRLSMSVSVHETRKSRSSTGSMNITLFHKASHPDCVLAHLNTLRKHRMFTDVTLWAGDRAFPCHRAVLAASSRYFEAMFSHGLRESHDDTVNFQDNLHPEVLELLLDFAYSSRIVINEENAESLLEAGDMLQFHDVRDAAAEFLEKNLFPSNCLGMMLLSDAHQCRRLYEFSWRMCLVHFEAVRQSDDFNSLSKDTLLDLVSSDELEAEDERVVFEAVLQWVRHDLEQRKAHLPELLRGVRLALLPSDCLKEAASGDALLMADERTRLLVDEALRCKARILQNDGVVTSPCARPRRAGHTLLILGGQTFMCDKIYQVDHKAKEIIPKADLPSPRKEFSASAIGCKVYVTGGRGSENGVSKDVWVYNTAHEEWSKAAPMLIARFGHGSAELENCLYVVGGHTSLAGVFPASPSVSLKQVERYDPGANKWAMVAPLRDGVSNAAVVSARLKLFVFGGTSIHRDMVSKVQCYDPSENRWSIKAECPQPWRYTAAAVLGSQIFIMGGDTEFTAASAYRFDCESNQWTRIGDMTAKRMSCHALASGNKLYVVGGYFGTQRCKTLDCYDPTSDTWNCVTTVPYSLIPTAFVSTWKHLPA, encoded by the exons ATGACCA CAGGTCGGCTCAGCATGTCGGTCAGCGTCCACGAGACCCGCAAGTCGCGGAGCAGCACGGGCTCCATGAACATCACGCTGTTCCACAAGGCCTCACACCCCGACTGCGTGCTGGCGCACCTCAACACCCTGCGCAAGCACCGCATGTTCACCGACGTGACGCTCTGGGCCGGCGACCGCGCCTTCCCCTGCCACCGCGCCGTGCTGGCCGCCTCCAGCCGCTACTTCGAGGCCATGTTCAGCCACGGCCTGCGGGAGAGCCACGACGACACGGTCAACTTCCAGGACAACCTGCACCCCGAGGTGCTGGAGCTGCTGCTGGACTTTGCCTACTCGTCGCGCATCGTCATCAACGAGGAGAACGCCGAGTCGCTGCTGGAGGCGGGCGACATGCTGCAGTTCCACGACGTGCGGGACGCGGCCGCCGAGTTCCTGGAGAAGAACCTGTTCCCATCCAACTGCCTGGGCATGATGCTGCTCTCGGACGCCCACCAGTGCCGCCGGCTCTACGAGTTCTCCTGGCGCATGTGCCTGGTGCACTTCGAGGCCGTGCGCCAGAGCGACGACTTCAACAGCCTCTCCAAGGACACCCTGCTGGACCTCGTCTCCAGCGACGAGCTGGAGGCGGAGGACGAGCGCGTGGTCTTCGAGGCCGTGCTGCAGTGGGTCCGGCACGACCTGGAGCAGCGCAAGGCCCACCTGCCCGAGCTCCTCCGCGGCGTGCGGCTGGCCCTGCTACCCTCCGACTGCCTGAAGGAGGCCGCGTCCGGCGACGCCCTGCTCATGGCGGATGAGCGCACGCGGCTGCTGGTGGACGAGGCGCTGCGCTGCAAGGCCCGGATCCTGCAGAACGACGGCGTGGTCACCAGCCCCTGCGCCCGGCCGCGCCGGGCCGGCCACACGCTGCTCATCCTCGGCGGCCAGACCTTCATGTGCGACAAGATCTACCAGGTGGACCACAAGGCCAAGGAGATCATCCCGAAGGCggacctgcccagcccccgcAAGGAATTCAGCGCCTCGGCCATCGGCTGCAAGGTGTACGTCACCGGGGGCCGCGGCTCCGAGAACGGGGTCTCCAAGGACGTGTGGGTGTACAACACGGCCCACGAGGAGTGGTCCAAGGCGGCGCCCATGCTGATCGCCCGCTTCGGCCACGGCTCCGCCGAGCTGGAGAACTGCCTCTACGTGGTCGGGGGCCACACGTCGCTGGCCGGCGTCTTCCCGGCCTCGCCGTCGGTCTCGCTGAAGCAGGTGGAGAGGTACGACCCCGGGGCGAACAAGTGGGCCATGGTGGCCCCGCTGAGGGACGGCGTCAGCAACGCCGCGGTGGTGAGCGCCAGGCTGAAGCTCTTCGTGTTCGGCGGCACCAGCATCCACCGGGACATGGTGTCCAAGGTCCAGTGCTACGACCCGTCGGAGAACCGGTGGAGCATCAAGGCCGAGTGCCCGCAGCCCTGGCGGTACACCGCGGCCGCCGTGCTGGGCAGCCAGATCTTCATCATGGGCGGCGACACGGAGTTCACGGCCGCCTCGGCCTACCGCTTCGACTGCGAGAGCAACCAGTGGACGCGGATCGGGGACATGACCGCCAAGCGCATGTCCTGCCACGCGCTGGCGTCGGGCAACAAGCTCTACGTGGTGGGGGGCTACTTCGGCACCCAGCGATGTAAGACCCTGGACTGCTACGACCCCACGTCGGACACGTGGAATTGCGTCACCACCGTGCCCTACTCGCTCATCCCCACGGCCTTCGTCAGCACCTGGAAGCACCTGCCCGCCTGA
- the KLHL25 gene encoding kelch-like protein 25 isoform X2, whose translation MTSRLSMSVSVHETRKSRSSTGSMNITLFHKASHPDCVLAHLNTLRKHRMFTDVTLWAGDRAFPCHRAVLAASSRYFEAMFSHGLRESHDDTVNFQDNLHPEVLELLLDFAYSSRIVINEENAESLLEAGDMLQFHDVRDAAAEFLEKNLFPSNCLGMMLLSDAHQCRRLYEFSWRMCLVHFEAVRQSDDFNSLSKDTLLDLVSSDELEAEDERVVFEAVLQWVRHDLEQRKAHLPELLRGVRLALLPSDCLKEAASGDALLMADERTRLLVDEALRCKARILQNDGVVTSPCARPRRAGHTLLILGGQTFMCDKIYQVDHKAKEIIPKADLPSPRKEFSASAIGCKVYVTGGRGSENGVSKDVWVYNTAHEEWSKAAPMLIARFGHGSAELENCLYVVGGHTSLAGVFPASPSVSLKQVERYDPGANKWAMVAPLRDGVSNAAVVSARLKLFVFGGTSIHRDMVSKVQCYDPSENRWSIKAECPQPWRYTAAAVLGSQIFIMGGDTEFTAASAYRFDCESNQWTRIGDMTAKRMSCHALASGNKLYVVGGYFGTQRCKTLDCYDPTSDTWNCVTTVPYSLIPTAFVSTWKHLPA comes from the exons ATGACCA GTCGGCTCAGCATGTCGGTCAGCGTCCACGAGACCCGCAAGTCGCGGAGCAGCACGGGCTCCATGAACATCACGCTGTTCCACAAGGCCTCACACCCCGACTGCGTGCTGGCGCACCTCAACACCCTGCGCAAGCACCGCATGTTCACCGACGTGACGCTCTGGGCCGGCGACCGCGCCTTCCCCTGCCACCGCGCCGTGCTGGCCGCCTCCAGCCGCTACTTCGAGGCCATGTTCAGCCACGGCCTGCGGGAGAGCCACGACGACACGGTCAACTTCCAGGACAACCTGCACCCCGAGGTGCTGGAGCTGCTGCTGGACTTTGCCTACTCGTCGCGCATCGTCATCAACGAGGAGAACGCCGAGTCGCTGCTGGAGGCGGGCGACATGCTGCAGTTCCACGACGTGCGGGACGCGGCCGCCGAGTTCCTGGAGAAGAACCTGTTCCCATCCAACTGCCTGGGCATGATGCTGCTCTCGGACGCCCACCAGTGCCGCCGGCTCTACGAGTTCTCCTGGCGCATGTGCCTGGTGCACTTCGAGGCCGTGCGCCAGAGCGACGACTTCAACAGCCTCTCCAAGGACACCCTGCTGGACCTCGTCTCCAGCGACGAGCTGGAGGCGGAGGACGAGCGCGTGGTCTTCGAGGCCGTGCTGCAGTGGGTCCGGCACGACCTGGAGCAGCGCAAGGCCCACCTGCCCGAGCTCCTCCGCGGCGTGCGGCTGGCCCTGCTACCCTCCGACTGCCTGAAGGAGGCCGCGTCCGGCGACGCCCTGCTCATGGCGGATGAGCGCACGCGGCTGCTGGTGGACGAGGCGCTGCGCTGCAAGGCCCGGATCCTGCAGAACGACGGCGTGGTCACCAGCCCCTGCGCCCGGCCGCGCCGGGCCGGCCACACGCTGCTCATCCTCGGCGGCCAGACCTTCATGTGCGACAAGATCTACCAGGTGGACCACAAGGCCAAGGAGATCATCCCGAAGGCggacctgcccagcccccgcAAGGAATTCAGCGCCTCGGCCATCGGCTGCAAGGTGTACGTCACCGGGGGCCGCGGCTCCGAGAACGGGGTCTCCAAGGACGTGTGGGTGTACAACACGGCCCACGAGGAGTGGTCCAAGGCGGCGCCCATGCTGATCGCCCGCTTCGGCCACGGCTCCGCCGAGCTGGAGAACTGCCTCTACGTGGTCGGGGGCCACACGTCGCTGGCCGGCGTCTTCCCGGCCTCGCCGTCGGTCTCGCTGAAGCAGGTGGAGAGGTACGACCCCGGGGCGAACAAGTGGGCCATGGTGGCCCCGCTGAGGGACGGCGTCAGCAACGCCGCGGTGGTGAGCGCCAGGCTGAAGCTCTTCGTGTTCGGCGGCACCAGCATCCACCGGGACATGGTGTCCAAGGTCCAGTGCTACGACCCGTCGGAGAACCGGTGGAGCATCAAGGCCGAGTGCCCGCAGCCCTGGCGGTACACCGCGGCCGCCGTGCTGGGCAGCCAGATCTTCATCATGGGCGGCGACACGGAGTTCACGGCCGCCTCGGCCTACCGCTTCGACTGCGAGAGCAACCAGTGGACGCGGATCGGGGACATGACCGCCAAGCGCATGTCCTGCCACGCGCTGGCGTCGGGCAACAAGCTCTACGTGGTGGGGGGCTACTTCGGCACCCAGCGATGTAAGACCCTGGACTGCTACGACCCCACGTCGGACACGTGGAATTGCGTCACCACCGTGCCCTACTCGCTCATCCCCACGGCCTTCGTCAGCACCTGGAAGCACCTGCCCGCCTGA
- the KLHL25 gene encoding kelch-like protein 25 isoform X3, which yields MSVSVHETRKSRSSTGSMNITLFHKASHPDCVLAHLNTLRKHRMFTDVTLWAGDRAFPCHRAVLAASSRYFEAMFSHGLRESHDDTVNFQDNLHPEVLELLLDFAYSSRIVINEENAESLLEAGDMLQFHDVRDAAAEFLEKNLFPSNCLGMMLLSDAHQCRRLYEFSWRMCLVHFEAVRQSDDFNSLSKDTLLDLVSSDELEAEDERVVFEAVLQWVRHDLEQRKAHLPELLRGVRLALLPSDCLKEAASGDALLMADERTRLLVDEALRCKARILQNDGVVTSPCARPRRAGHTLLILGGQTFMCDKIYQVDHKAKEIIPKADLPSPRKEFSASAIGCKVYVTGGRGSENGVSKDVWVYNTAHEEWSKAAPMLIARFGHGSAELENCLYVVGGHTSLAGVFPASPSVSLKQVERYDPGANKWAMVAPLRDGVSNAAVVSARLKLFVFGGTSIHRDMVSKVQCYDPSENRWSIKAECPQPWRYTAAAVLGSQIFIMGGDTEFTAASAYRFDCESNQWTRIGDMTAKRMSCHALASGNKLYVVGGYFGTQRCKTLDCYDPTSDTWNCVTTVPYSLIPTAFVSTWKHLPA from the coding sequence ATGTCGGTCAGCGTCCACGAGACCCGCAAGTCGCGGAGCAGCACGGGCTCCATGAACATCACGCTGTTCCACAAGGCCTCACACCCCGACTGCGTGCTGGCGCACCTCAACACCCTGCGCAAGCACCGCATGTTCACCGACGTGACGCTCTGGGCCGGCGACCGCGCCTTCCCCTGCCACCGCGCCGTGCTGGCCGCCTCCAGCCGCTACTTCGAGGCCATGTTCAGCCACGGCCTGCGGGAGAGCCACGACGACACGGTCAACTTCCAGGACAACCTGCACCCCGAGGTGCTGGAGCTGCTGCTGGACTTTGCCTACTCGTCGCGCATCGTCATCAACGAGGAGAACGCCGAGTCGCTGCTGGAGGCGGGCGACATGCTGCAGTTCCACGACGTGCGGGACGCGGCCGCCGAGTTCCTGGAGAAGAACCTGTTCCCATCCAACTGCCTGGGCATGATGCTGCTCTCGGACGCCCACCAGTGCCGCCGGCTCTACGAGTTCTCCTGGCGCATGTGCCTGGTGCACTTCGAGGCCGTGCGCCAGAGCGACGACTTCAACAGCCTCTCCAAGGACACCCTGCTGGACCTCGTCTCCAGCGACGAGCTGGAGGCGGAGGACGAGCGCGTGGTCTTCGAGGCCGTGCTGCAGTGGGTCCGGCACGACCTGGAGCAGCGCAAGGCCCACCTGCCCGAGCTCCTCCGCGGCGTGCGGCTGGCCCTGCTACCCTCCGACTGCCTGAAGGAGGCCGCGTCCGGCGACGCCCTGCTCATGGCGGATGAGCGCACGCGGCTGCTGGTGGACGAGGCGCTGCGCTGCAAGGCCCGGATCCTGCAGAACGACGGCGTGGTCACCAGCCCCTGCGCCCGGCCGCGCCGGGCCGGCCACACGCTGCTCATCCTCGGCGGCCAGACCTTCATGTGCGACAAGATCTACCAGGTGGACCACAAGGCCAAGGAGATCATCCCGAAGGCggacctgcccagcccccgcAAGGAATTCAGCGCCTCGGCCATCGGCTGCAAGGTGTACGTCACCGGGGGCCGCGGCTCCGAGAACGGGGTCTCCAAGGACGTGTGGGTGTACAACACGGCCCACGAGGAGTGGTCCAAGGCGGCGCCCATGCTGATCGCCCGCTTCGGCCACGGCTCCGCCGAGCTGGAGAACTGCCTCTACGTGGTCGGGGGCCACACGTCGCTGGCCGGCGTCTTCCCGGCCTCGCCGTCGGTCTCGCTGAAGCAGGTGGAGAGGTACGACCCCGGGGCGAACAAGTGGGCCATGGTGGCCCCGCTGAGGGACGGCGTCAGCAACGCCGCGGTGGTGAGCGCCAGGCTGAAGCTCTTCGTGTTCGGCGGCACCAGCATCCACCGGGACATGGTGTCCAAGGTCCAGTGCTACGACCCGTCGGAGAACCGGTGGAGCATCAAGGCCGAGTGCCCGCAGCCCTGGCGGTACACCGCGGCCGCCGTGCTGGGCAGCCAGATCTTCATCATGGGCGGCGACACGGAGTTCACGGCCGCCTCGGCCTACCGCTTCGACTGCGAGAGCAACCAGTGGACGCGGATCGGGGACATGACCGCCAAGCGCATGTCCTGCCACGCGCTGGCGTCGGGCAACAAGCTCTACGTGGTGGGGGGCTACTTCGGCACCCAGCGATGTAAGACCCTGGACTGCTACGACCCCACGTCGGACACGTGGAATTGCGTCACCACCGTGCCCTACTCGCTCATCCCCACGGCCTTCGTCAGCACCTGGAAGCACCTGCCCGCCTGA